The genomic DNA GTTACGACGTGCTTTTTCCATTGCTTTTTGAATAGCTGCTGGAACTTCACGTGCTTTACCATATCCAAAACCTACACGACCATTACCATCGCCTACTACAGTTAACGCAGTAAAGCTCATGATACGACCACCTTTTACAGTCTTAGATACGCGGTTTACCGCAATTAGCTTTTCTTGCAGTTCACCAGCTTGTTTTTCGATGTTTGCCATCTCAAATTACCTCAATTAGAACTGTAGACCAGCTTCACGAGCAGCATCCGCTAAAGACTGGATACGGCCATGATATTTAAAACCGGAACGATCAAAAGCGACATCTTTAATGCCTTTTGCCAATGCTCTCTCTGCTACAATCTTACCTACAACAGCTGCGGCATCTTTATTACCGGTATATTTCACTTGCTCACTAATTGCTTTTTCAACAGTTGAAGC from Aggregatibacter aphrophilus ATCC 33389 includes the following:
- the rplR gene encoding 50S ribosomal protein L18; this encodes MDKKSARIRRAARARHMMREQGVTRLVVHRTPRHIYAQVIAPNGSEVLAAASTVEKAISEQVKYTGNKDAAAVVGKIVAERALAKGIKDVAFDRSGFKYHGRIQSLADAAREAGLQF